A window from Deinococcus reticulitermitis encodes these proteins:
- a CDS encoding enolase C-terminal domain-like protein — protein MAVSGQGVGVRIARVDTVPYRLPLTSALAWGAHSALRVAEHVLVRVTLDDGSVGLSEAPPRPTIYGETVGSVTAILAHLSPTLIGLDIGDEAALERVRNSVAGNQTARGALDMALWDARMQAVGQTLFDRWLGPQQRVRVSFILGIAPPAEMLAEAMRVVEAGVRCLKVKVGREFRQDLEVIAALRGEFGEEVLLYADSNETLTPQTAPTVLAAMRDAGLLYVEEPLPARDLQARAALHAKGILPIVGDDSCFTPADLERELEFDTIDVLNVKTARNGLTDGLAMLRAAASRGKRGMVGSQASTGLGTLHAALLATQPEVTEPCELSFVLKLRDDLLNLPITFDDGWLDVAALREHRLDPAKVERYRI, from the coding sequence GTGGCTGTGAGCGGGCAGGGCGTGGGGGTCCGCATCGCCCGGGTGGACACCGTCCCCTACCGGCTGCCGCTCACCTCGGCGCTCGCGTGGGGGGCGCACTCGGCGCTGAGGGTGGCCGAGCACGTTCTCGTGCGGGTGACGCTCGACGACGGCAGCGTGGGCCTCTCGGAAGCCCCCCCGCGCCCGACGATCTACGGTGAGACGGTGGGAAGCGTCACGGCGATCCTCGCCCACCTCTCCCCCACCCTGATCGGCCTCGATATCGGTGACGAGGCGGCGCTGGAGCGCGTCAGGAACAGCGTCGCGGGCAACCAGACGGCGCGCGGCGCCCTCGACATGGCGCTGTGGGACGCCCGGATGCAGGCGGTGGGACAGACCCTCTTTGACCGCTGGCTCGGGCCGCAGCAGCGCGTGCGGGTGAGCTTCATCCTCGGGATCGCTCCGCCCGCCGAGATGCTCGCCGAGGCCATGCGGGTGGTGGAGGCCGGCGTGCGCTGCCTGAAGGTGAAGGTGGGGCGCGAGTTCCGCCAGGACCTGGAAGTGATCGCCGCGCTGCGCGGCGAGTTCGGGGAGGAGGTGCTTCTCTACGCCGACAGCAACGAGACGCTGACGCCACAGACGGCGCCCACGGTGCTCGCGGCGATGCGCGACGCCGGGCTGCTGTACGTCGAGGAGCCTCTCCCCGCCCGTGATCTCCAGGCCCGCGCCGCGCTGCACGCCAAGGGAATCCTGCCCATCGTGGGCGACGACTCGTGCTTCACCCCCGCCGACCTCGAGCGCGAGCTGGAGTTCGACACCATCGACGTGCTGAATGTCAAGACGGCGCGCAATGGCCTCACCGACGGCCTCGCCATGTTGCGCGCGGCGGCCTCGCGCGGCAAACGCGGCATGGTCGGGTCGCAGGCAAGCACTGGCCTCGGCACGCTGCACGCCGCCCTGCTCGCCACCCAGCCCGAGGTCACCGAGCCGTGCGAGCTGAGTTTCGTCCTCAAGCTGCGCGACGACCTGCTCAACCTCCCCATCACGTTCGACGACGGCTGGCTCGACGTGGCCGCCCTGCGGGAGCACCGCCTCGACCCGGCGAAGGTGGAGCGTTACCGCATCTAG
- a CDS encoding transcriptional regulator: MPKKERKRLQVVISEEQDALLTRTAYELSSPERLISKSEVVRLAIEKIAKDLGEGESIEDYRAILESEDIIDE, from the coding sequence ATGCCCAAGAAGGAACGCAAACGCTTGCAGGTCGTGATCAGCGAGGAGCAAGACGCCCTGCTGACCCGCACGGCCTATGAGCTGTCGAGCCCCGAGCGCCTGATCAGCAAAAGTGAGGTCGTGCGGCTCGCCATCGAAAAAATCGCCAAGGATCTCGGCGAGGGCGAGAGCATCGAAGACTACCGCGCGATTTTGGAATCTGAAGACATCATCGACGAGTAG